One segment of Nostoc sp. UHCC 0302 DNA contains the following:
- a CDS encoding IS4 family transposase, protein MLPEFYETHLKRELGRTEYLLLKLLICLLQSIKTVSLEALATALPIPILFESRRKKLQRFLSLNYINVEEIWFPIIKSWLEINFPLNEVIYVVIDRTNWGCINLLMISVVWDKRSIPIYFELLDKLGSSNFDEQEAVFKKALPIFKDYKIVVLGDREFCSIKLANWLTEQKVYFCLRLKKDAFIEIEPEIWLQLRDLGLAPGLSFFYQGIKYTKSQGFVSFNLATKWKRKRFGVAPEEGWFILTNLDDLDSAIKAYKQRFDIEEMFRDFKSGGYNLEDTNVSGQRLISLILLISLAYTAATISGQKIKRMGVQKYVGRIKESGRTVRRHSSFYIGLYGSNWVDFMENSYELVAELMTLAPNKRKYYQQGERAMRLILSAF, encoded by the coding sequence ATATTACCAGAATTCTACGAGACACACCTCAAGCGAGAGCTTGGACGTACTGAATACTTATTACTAAAACTCCTTATCTGTTTATTACAATCTATTAAAACTGTTAGCCTTGAGGCGCTAGCGACTGCTTTACCAATACCAATACTATTTGAAAGTAGAAGGAAAAAACTTCAGCGATTTTTATCTTTAAATTACATCAATGTTGAAGAAATTTGGTTTCCAATTATCAAAAGCTGGCTAGAAATAAATTTTCCTTTAAATGAAGTTATTTATGTAGTTATAGATCGGACTAATTGGGGATGCATTAATCTATTAATGATTAGCGTGGTTTGGGACAAAAGGTCTATCCCAATATATTTTGAGCTATTAGACAAGTTAGGCTCAAGTAATTTTGATGAACAAGAAGCAGTATTTAAAAAAGCATTACCGATTTTCAAGGATTATAAAATTGTAGTGTTAGGAGACCGAGAATTTTGTTCAATAAAGTTGGCTAACTGGCTCACAGAGCAGAAAGTATATTTCTGCTTACGCTTAAAAAAGGACGCATTTATAGAAATAGAACCAGAAATTTGGCTGCAATTAAGAGATTTGGGTTTAGCACCTGGTCTTTCCTTCTTTTACCAAGGTATTAAATATACGAAATCTCAAGGGTTTGTTAGCTTTAATCTCGCTACTAAATGGAAACGGAAACGTTTTGGAGTTGCGCCGGAAGAGGGCTGGTTTATTCTGACTAATTTAGATGATTTAGATTCGGCTATTAAGGCTTATAAACAACGTTTTGATATTGAGGAAATGTTTAGAGATTTTAAAAGCGGTGGTTATAATTTAGAAGATACTAATGTATCAGGTCAAAGGCTAATTTCCCTAATATTATTAATCTCACTTGCATACACGGCTGCAACTATATCTGGTCAAAAAATTAAACGCATGGGTGTTCAAAAATATGTAGGCAGAATTAAAGAATCTGGGCGGACAGTTCGCCGTCATAGCAGTTTTTATATTGGATTATATGGGTCTAACTGGGTCGATTTCATGGAAAATTCTTATGAATTGGTGGCTGAGTTAATGACACTAGCTCCTAATAAGCGTAAGTATTATCAACAAGGAGAAAGGGCTATGAGGCTTATTTTATCTGCATTCTAG